The DNA sequence AGAATCTTAAGAATTCCGAATCAGTTTACAATTATGACAAGCTGATTTTCAAGTATAAAGGAATTCCAAAGTCATTAGATAGCATAGAAGCGCAATATTTGTACTATGGTAGAAATTTTGAGGCGAATAAATTGTCTACTGCAGATGATGATTTTAAAAGCCTGGCTGAAGCGTTTAAGAACGGTAATTTTGATGATTGCATAAAAATAGGGAAAGTTTTGTATGGTAAAGATCCTACGAATATGGATGTTTTACTGATTTTACTCCGGGCCTATGATTACAAAAAAGATGTAAGCAATTTCACTCATCATTTATCGCAACTTCGATTGCTTGCAGATGCTATAAAGAGCTCTGGTGATGGAAAGTCTGAGAAAACTGCTTACCAGGTCAATTCTGTTGGAGATGAATATATTTTTTTAAATATTCTGAATCTTGGGGAAGGATATACTAGAAGTTCAAAAACAATGAAAGATGGGGTTCTCGACCTATGGGAAAAAGAGAATACAAAAATATACATCAAAGTCCTTTATTTGGGTTTTTAATTTAAAAATAACTTAGTGGAATTATATTATTCATTTTCAGCATTAATAGTTTTAGCATCGATATTCGCCTATCTTAATTACAGGTTTCTTAAGCTTCCAAGTACGATCGGGATCATGGTTATTGCGATCGTGGTTTCAATTTTTCTGGTTTTGTTTGGGGAAACCGTATTGCCGAGAACTTTTGGGCATCTTCATAAATTAATGAATAGTATTGATTTTACGGAAGTGCTGATGGGGGCTATGCTTAATTTTCTATTGTTTGCCGGAGGAATTCATATTAATATCAATGATCTTAAAGAGCAGTTCAGGCCTGTTCTCATATTTTCAACCGCTGGAGTTGTGATTTCTACATTTATTGTAGGATTTGGAATGTTTTACTTACTGCCTTTGGTAGGAATCAAACTTCCGTTTATCTATTGTCTTGTTTTTGGGGCCTTGATATCGCCTACAGATCCGGTTGCAGTTCTCAGTATTCTTAAACAGGCAAATGTCTCAAAGTCTCTTGAAACTAAAGTTGCTGGGGAGTCTCTTTTTAATGATGGGATGGCGGTTGTGGTGTTTACTGTTGTATTGCAGTTGGCCATTGGAAAAGAAGTGGATTTAGGTGTGGAAAGTATTGGTCTGCTTTTGATCAAAGAAGCTGGAGGAGGCTTGTTGCTGGGTGTTTTGCTTGGTTGGATAACTTCCAGATTAATGCGTGAAGTTGATGATTATATTATTTCGGTGCTGGTGACTCTTTCTGTAGTAATGGGAGGTTATCTTATTGCCCGGCAGATGCACATATCCGGACCGCTTACGATGGTTGCAGCAGGTTTGTTTATGGGTAATTTTAATGTGAGATTCAAAATGAAATCGATCACACAGGATTACCTTATTAAATTCTGGGAGCTGATCGATGAAATCCTGAATGCTGTATTGTTTTTATTTATTGGGTTTGAACTTTTGATGATTAAAGATTTGAATCATTTTATTATTCCTGGGCTTATTGCTATTATTGTGGTTTTGGCGGCAAGATTCATCTCAATTTGGGGTCCGACAAAGTTTATGTCTTTCAGAACAAGGTTTAGCCCGCAAACGATAAAAGTTTTGTTTTGGGGTGGAATCAGGGGTGGTGTTTCTATTGCATTAGCCATGTCCATTCCTAAAAGTGAATACAGTAATATTATTTTAAGTATTACTTATTGTGTAGTGGTATTCTCCATTGTTGTGCAGGGACTTACAATAGCAAAAGTTGCCAATCCAAAGAAGATTGCTAAAGAAGAGCAGGAACAGGAAAGTATTGCTTTAGATGATACTGTTTAATTAATTGATTATAATGAGCAATATAATTAAAGATATACACGAAGCGTTAGCTGTTCTTTCCATTCCGGAAAAAGCAGCATTTTTTCCAAAATTCTTCAAAACCGGAAAAGGTGAATATGGAGAGGGAGATGTTTTTCTGGGAGTAAAAGTTCCTGATCAGAGAATGGTAGCAAAGGAGTATTATGCTAAAATTTCTTT is a window from the Chryseobacterium sp. T16E-39 genome containing:
- a CDS encoding DUF4919 domain-containing protein yields the protein MKYYFFLLLLCLSVPGFSQKSKIDFKSIEKNLKNSESVYNYDKLIFKYKGIPKSLDSIEAQYLYYGRNFEANKLSTADDDFKSLAEAFKNGNFDDCIKIGKVLYGKDPTNMDVLLILLRAYDYKKDVSNFTHHLSQLRLLADAIKSSGDGKSEKTAYQVNSVGDEYIFLNILNLGEGYTRSSKTMKDGVLDLWEKENTKIYIKVLYLGF
- a CDS encoding cation:proton antiporter, which produces MELYYSFSALIVLASIFAYLNYRFLKLPSTIGIMVIAIVVSIFLVLFGETVLPRTFGHLHKLMNSIDFTEVLMGAMLNFLLFAGGIHININDLKEQFRPVLIFSTAGVVISTFIVGFGMFYLLPLVGIKLPFIYCLVFGALISPTDPVAVLSILKQANVSKSLETKVAGESLFNDGMAVVVFTVVLQLAIGKEVDLGVESIGLLLIKEAGGGLLLGVLLGWITSRLMREVDDYIISVLVTLSVVMGGYLIARQMHISGPLTMVAAGLFMGNFNVRFKMKSITQDYLIKFWELIDEILNAVLFLFIGFELLMIKDLNHFIIPGLIAIIVVLAARFISIWGPTKFMSFRTRFSPQTIKVLFWGGIRGGVSIALAMSIPKSEYSNIILSITYCVVVFSIVVQGLTIAKVANPKKIAKEEQEQESIALDDTV